A genomic stretch from Bdellovibrionales bacterium includes:
- a CDS encoding TraB/GumN family protein, translated as MKALFGLLLLFLTACSTLSKPFLYEAKTASNSMYIFGTIHIGVPIQDVPSVVMDKFDQSERFDMEVDSKNYDTEKSYNKEAEKTVAEYYAILNSLHKANPEAADRLAARVEMKNYLQANKPLPVPQKKLSQRLTPKAWGYARAYFKQMDLETLEKVSPETIVSFISDVQVVTVEATPAWVARMDPKFSMDLNFQSRAREQGKQIYQLDDAEVLSGTCGDLVSSAQIVGYFDSKSAQDLVKEFEVLEKVYRSGDESEVAKISFKDDPALEKCLLQDRNRKWIPRLIADSEGAAMRGQPPLFAAFGTAHLFGPYGILELLKKEGYTVQRIER; from the coding sequence ATGAAAGCCCTTTTCGGTTTGTTATTACTATTTTTGACGGCTTGCTCGACTCTCAGCAAGCCGTTTTTGTATGAGGCTAAGACCGCCTCGAATTCCATGTATATTTTTGGCACTATTCATATTGGCGTACCGATTCAAGATGTCCCGTCGGTTGTGATGGATAAGTTTGATCAAAGCGAGCGCTTTGACATGGAAGTGGATTCGAAAAACTATGACACGGAAAAGTCCTACAACAAAGAGGCCGAAAAAACCGTGGCAGAGTACTACGCTATCCTAAACTCCCTTCATAAAGCAAATCCCGAGGCCGCCGACCGCCTTGCTGCCAGGGTTGAAATGAAGAATTACCTGCAAGCAAATAAACCGCTGCCAGTGCCGCAGAAAAAACTCAGCCAGCGTTTGACGCCGAAGGCCTGGGGTTATGCGCGGGCTTACTTTAAGCAAATGGATCTTGAAACTCTTGAGAAAGTTTCTCCAGAGACCATTGTCAGCTTTATCTCCGATGTTCAGGTTGTCACTGTCGAGGCGACACCTGCGTGGGTTGCAAGGATGGATCCAAAATTTTCGATGGATCTGAATTTTCAATCCCGGGCCCGGGAGCAGGGAAAGCAGATCTATCAGCTAGATGATGCAGAAGTCCTATCGGGCACCTGCGGTGATCTGGTTTCTTCGGCTCAGATCGTCGGGTACTTTGATAGCAAGAGCGCGCAGGATCTGGTGAAAGAGTTTGAAGTGCTTGAAAAAGTCTATCGCTCGGGTGATGAGAGTGAAGTTGCAAAGATTTCTTTTAAAGACGATCCGGCACTGGAAAAGTGCCTGTTGCAGGATCGCAATCGGAAATGGATTCCACGTTTAATTGCGGATTCTGAAGGAGCTGCGATGCGCGGGCAACCTCCGCTCTTTGCCGCGTTTGGCACGGCTCACTTGTTTGGCCCCTATGGAATTCTCGAGCTTCTTAAAAAAGAGGGCTACACAGTTCAACGGATCGAGCGCTAG